The Tissierellales bacterium nucleotide sequence ATTGGATATTCTTGACCACTTTGGTCAATCAATTTAAATTCGTAATCTTCTTCATCAGATTGTCTATATACTATAATTTTATGATTTAATCCCATAGATTTTTCATCAAATTCTAACTTTTGTTGATTTTTCTTTAATACCTCATTTATAAGTTTAAGATAAAAAATTCGTCCATTCTCAGCTTTCAAATACTGCTCATTCCACATGCCGTCAAAATCAGAAGTCCATGCATAAACATTTCCAATACCATAATTCCAATATGCTAGCACAGGCTCTTCTTCATCACTCTCCATTATCAAACTAGCTCTAGGTTTTATAGTAGTGGATACATAACCATTTAGTAAAAGTGGTTCTTCTATTAATCCGCTTACAATTTCATTTGCAGAAACTATATTAGGATAAAAAACTCTATTATTTAAATATCTATCTGCCATCATCGCTGTTTCTTTTGTAAATATCTCTGGCAAATTCAAATAATTATCTACCTTGTAAAAACGTCCACCTGCATTTCTTGCTAAAAAATTAAGCAACCTATTGTCAGCTCCTTGACCAATTCCAAGTGTAGTCAATGTAATTTTTTCATCCTTTAAATTCTTCAGTACTTCTCTGTATCCATCCTGTTCTGCTTGTCCATCAGTAACCAATATTATGTGCTTATGCTGAACATTTGAATCTTTCAAACTTTCATATGCCGATTTTAAAGCTGGAATTATACTAGTTCCACCCTCTGCATCTATAGTCCTTATTTTACGCTTTATCTCTTTTGCATCTTGAATATCTCCTACAGGTACTACCCACTTTCTACTATCCGAAAATGAAAGTATTCCAATTTGATCGCCTGGCATCATACTATTTATAGCTTTTGCAGAAGCTTCTTTTGCTACCTCAATTTTTGATTTACCAAGAGAATCTCCCATCATAGAACCTGATTGATCAATAACTATAACCAATCCCATTTTTTCTAATATATTCTTTTGCTTTTTCTCCATACTTACTGGTAGTAGTTCCTCTAATTTTGTCTTATAATATCCACCAAGCGCATAGCTATTTTTGCCACCTGATACTAACAATCCTCCACCATAGTCTCTTAAATAAGTTTCTAAATTATCTAAGAATTTTTTATTCAAATTCTCAAGAGAAACATCTTCGAATATCACCGCATTGTAATTTAGCAGTGAATTTAATTCTAGCGACAACTTTTCTGGTGTTTTTATATCAACACCAATTTCATTTTCATTCAATAGTTTTTCAAATTGTTTTAGGTCATTTTCATTATCTTTAATCAATAAAACTTGAGCTTTCCCATCTATTTGAATAATTTTTCTGTACTTATTGTTTATTACTTGCTCATCATCATCTACTTCTATTACTGCCTCTATCACATTTTGACCAATTTTATTTGAATCAAATTCTCGAGTTAAAACACTATTTCCTTCTGGTATTTTTACCAATTGCTCTTCAATTAGCTCATCATTAACATATATTTTCAAGAATCCTTCCGTATCGTAATTGCTCTCTACTAAAACTGACAACTTATAATCTTGATTCTCAAAAATTCTATTTGGCCCTACTATATCAGAAATTTGAACATCTTTTTTTATTGCTATTTCGTATGGCAACCAATAGACATTAGCTTTTTTTATTTTTAATTTCTGAATAGTTCTAAGGACATCTCCTTCATTTTCTACTCCATCACTCAATATCACTATATTAGCACCTAACTCATCTTCAAGTTCGCTACTAATCATATTAATTACGTTCTCATAATTCGTCGACGATTCATTTACATTTATTTGACTCAAATCTATGCCTTCAAAGTCTCCTGTTTTATTCATCGCTACAATTGAATCTGAACCAAATGACACAATCTTATACGGCTGATCTTGTGGTAATTTTTCAATCATATTTTCTAAAGCTTCTTCAATACTAACTCTATTATATTTTTGGCTATATGATTGATCTACAGCAAAATACACCGGTACTTTTTCAGACTTTGACATCCATTTTATATTAAGCCCAGCTAATAGTACTAACACTATCAATACTGCTCTCGAAATCGAATGTAACATGGGTATATTTTTCTTGCTAGCATCTACTATAATCATAAAAATAACTATCAATGCTCCTAATATCATTAAAGCATTAGCGATCATATCTATATACCCCCCACTCTAAAATTAATATGAAAAATAATAGTATCAATAACACATACCTATAATTCTCAAAATACTCTCCATTTGTAGCATTAGTTTCACCTACTACAGCCTCACTTTTGTAATTTAAACCCTTTTTTTCTTCTTGTGAATCCAAATTTACCGCTATAGTTCTAGTTATATCCATACTATTTTCATCGTATATCCCTGGATTTTTTAGAACTATACTATTATCATAGTATTCATCTACTACAAATTGCTTTTTGCCTATCTCCTTATCTCCTAATAGCCATGAAATACTATTTTTCATTAATATAGGAAATTCTTTCTTTATCATCAAATCACTATCGTATAAATCAAAACCAAACCTCAGAACATTTAGACTTTCTGTTTTTTTACCATATGCAATTAAATTTTGTCCAGAATACATAAGTGGCAGAACATCATTTGTATTTTTAAAACCTTTTGCACTCATTAAGCTAAAACTAGGCTCAATATATTCAAATACGCTATTATCCGTTAATCTATAACCCTTACTAATATCAATATTATCTTCACCATTATTTTCAAATATTAGGACAGCACCTTTTTCAAGCATCTTCTCTGGAATTTCACCAGAAAAAACATATAAGTCATAGCCTCCTATTAAATTATTCTCTTCACTTCTTGTAACTTTTAATTTTTTCTGTACTGATAATGCCTTATCTAGAAAATCATTTTCATCTCCTAGAAGCAGTACCTTTATTTCTTCCATATTTGACTCCGTGAAATAATAAATATTGTCATCATCATACAAATCTTTTTCTCTTATTTTAGCTACGCCAAATTCAAATGGAATATCAATATCAAAAGTTTTAAATAATCGCTCTTCTGCATTTAACTCTATATCTATACTATATTGACTTTTCCCATCAACTACTATATCAATCGTTTTCTTTGCTGAATTATTACTATAATTTTTAACTTCTATTACTATATTATTTTTTTCAATCTTCATATTTTCTATTCCGACATTATCAAAAATTTCTTGTCCTTTTGTTACTAAACGTATCTTATCAGATAATCCATTGTATTTTTGGTCGCTGTAAAACCAAATTTCGTCAATGTCTTTACTCAAAGCTAATTGATTTAATTCTTCTACTGTTTTTAATTCACTTCTGCTTGAATTACTTCCCTTTATATCTACAAGTTTTCCTCTAAAACTAACACTTCCTAATTTACCTTTTTCAATTTCTTTTATTTCACTATCAATAGCATATAGCATAATTTCTTCGCCATTTTTAAGCTCACTTAATTGATTTAAAATCTCTTTTTTTGTTACATCTAGCCGCGTTTCTTCGCCATCAGCTATATTCATGCTATATGAAGTATCCATTACTATAGCCTTAACTATATTTTCACCATTAGTTCTTAAAAATATTGGTTCTATAAGAATAAATGATACTAGTAGAATCATAAATATTTGCAATAAAAGAGGCAAACTACGCCTTAGTTTATTTAATTTTTTACTCGCTTTTTGCTCATTTAGCACTTCTTCCCACAAAAAATTACTTGGAAATATATTTAGCTTGTCTTGTCTAATCAATTTATGAATTATCAATAATGGTATCAAACTAAGTAGTGCAAATGCAAAACTTGGATATAAAAATTCCATATAGTCACCTCAATATTCCTTCTTTTATAAACTCTTGAAAAAATACATATTCGATATCTTTCTCTAAATTTGGCTGTACTACTTTATAGCCATACTTCTTTATTTCATTCTTCAATGCATTTTCATGTTCCCTAAGCTTCTCTAAATACAAATCCCTTGTATTTCTATTCATTTCAACCCTTATTTCCTCATCAGTTTCTGAATCTCTTAACTTTATATTCCCAGTCAATGGTATCTCTTTTTCATTTTGACCTAATGTATACACTAAAATCAATTTACATTTTTTATACTTAAAATATTTTATGATTTCAGACATTTTATCTGTATAGCAATCTGATATTATTATAATCAGCTCTTGTCTCTTTACACTAGATTTAAGCAACTTAGGTAAGAATTCTTCCTTGTTTAAGTCACTCTCTTCAAGCTCAAATTTAGTTATTTGAGCTTTACTTCTCATTATTTCACTTTGCAAAGTTTTATTTAGGTGGTTTTTGTGCCAATGTACTTCATATCCTTGATTAAATGCTATATACGCTAGACCCTTTGCTATTTCAACTGATTTTTCAAGTTTATTTTTATCGCCCGCGCACATAGATGCAGAATTGTCTAGAAATATGTTTGCTTTAAGTTTTTTTTCAGCTTCATAATGCTTTATATAAAGTTTTCTAGTTCTTGCAAATATATTCCAATCAATTCTTCTAGTATCATCTCTAGGTTCATAGCTACTATACTCTGAAAACTCAAGTGATTGACCTTTACTCCTGGTATGCATGTTTCCTTCATGCGCTGATGTAATATCCTTTATCGAGTTGTTTATTTTTAATTTATCTAAAGTCCTATAATCTAGCATTTTCTTTCGCTTCTTTCAATATTTCATCAACTAATTGATCCGCATTTACATTTTCATGAATAGCTTCATAATTTAATATTATTCTATGTCTTAGTACATCTGGAGCTGTCTTTACAATATCATCAAATGATACATTGTATCTTCCATCCAATAGAGCTCTCACTTTAGCTACTTTTATCAATGCCTGCGCTCCACGAGGACTTGATCCAAAAGAAACAAATTCTGAAACTCTAGCCAAATTTTGGCTTGGATGCGTTCCCAATACTACAGCCATAGCAAAATTCATAACTTCATCCGCTATTAATATTTTTTCCGAAAGTTCTATGGCCTCAGTTAAAAATCGTTCTCCATCAAATGTTTCTAAATTAACCCTATCATTTGTAGTTGTTCTAAGAACTATATCTTTTAGTTCATCATGCGTCGGATAATCTACAAAAAGTTTAAATAGAAATCTATCTAATTGTGCCTCTGGCAATGTATATGTGCCTTCCATATCTATAGGATTTTGCGTAGCTAATACAAAAAATGGTTGGTTTAATATATACGTCTGTTTTCCAACAGTTACCGTTTTTTCTTGCATTGCCTCTAATAGAGCACTTTGCGTTTTAGGTGTTGCTCTATTTATCTCATCTGCTAATATTAAATTTCCGAATATAGGCCCTTTGTGAAATTCAAAATTCATTGCTCCACTTTTTTCAGTCCGTATAAGATTCGTTCCGATAATATCTGATGGCATCAAGTCAGGAGTAAATTGTATTCTAGAAAAATCTAAATTCATAATCTGACTTATCGTCTTTACCAAATAAGTTTTTCCAAGACCCGGATTACCTTCTAATAATACATTTCCTCCACAAATCATAGCTATTATGACATTTTCTATAAGATCATCTTGGCCAACTATAGCTTTTTTTATTTCATCTTTAAGCCAGCTTGCTTCTTCTCTAATTTGTTTAATTCTATCTTCACTCATATTTTTTATACACTCCTTATTATTCATCTTCTGAAAAATAATCTTGAACTAAGTCTCTAACTTCCAAAGGTATTTCATCGTCCGATGATGCATTCCATTTGACTTTGTCTCCATACTCTTCAAGTATTTCTTTTGACTTAATTTCTCCTGCTTGACCGCTCATACCATACCACTCTACTATCCAAGGCTTTTCATCCTCTAAATTTTGTCTTTCTGATTTTGCATTTTTAATTTCACTTTCAGAATTCCCTAGCTCAGATTCCGTTCCTTCTATAAATTCTTTTTCTCCTGTATCAAATATTGATGCTCCATCGCCTTTGCCTGAACTACTTCCATTTGAAGATCCATTTCCATTTTGAGCAGAACTTCCGCCATTTGATGATCCTCACGTTCCGCCTTGATTTTGTCCATTTTGTGAATCAGTTTGACTACAGCTAGATGAACTTAATTCTTTTTGTAAATTTTTCATTATATTCTCTAAAGCCTTTGGATCAATATTTTTTAGAAGCTCTTTTAAACTATCTTGCATTTTTGATAAATTCTGTAAGTCCTTTAGTAATTCATCATTAAGTTGATATTTTTCTAATACTGATTGTAAATTCTCTAAATTATCTAGCTTAAGTAACTCTTCTAGCAATTTACTCTGCTCATTCATCCCTTCTGTTTTCTTTTTCAAAGCATCTTGCGTTTTTCTTATCATATCTTCTAAGCTTTTCTTTTGCTTCTCAATATCTTTTTTATAATCTTTTTTAACATTAGACTTTTTGAGTTCTTTTTTGGTTTTATCCAATGCATTCATAATATCTTTTTTTAATTGATTTTCCAGTTTCATATCTTGAATCAACTTTTTATTATCATTTATCTCTTTTAATACTTCTTTTTTTATTTCACTTGCTGCTTCGATTTTATTTATCTGTGCATTGTGAAATGGCGGCACAAATAAAACTATCAAAAGCACAACTGCTGCAATACTTATTTTTAAAGCCTGCTCTTTGTACCAAAAAATGATAGGTAACTCTTTTTTTATGTCTATACTCGCTACATAACTAATAGCATCTTCTCTCTGCATAATTGAAAGCTCATCTTCCATATCCTCATGCTCTAATGCAGTAATTAGTCTTTGCTTATCATCCAATTTTAGAAGTGAATACTTCCATGTTTTCTTAGTCTTTAAAATCGAAAATACAATCATAATTATAACTAGAAAAAAATATAGTACAGTTAATTTATTTACTACAAAAATAATGGGTACTATTTTTGAACCCATTATCATTGTAATAGTGATTATCACTCCTATAAACAAGATGTTATATATATTTGAATTTATTTCGTTAACTAAATTGATAAACTTAATTCTTGAAATAATATCCTTTATTTGCTTCATTTTATTCTACCTCTATTTTTAAATGGATTTATATTTTTAGTCGCAGCCCATATAAAAAATCCTGAAAGAATTAGCTCAGCGAATAGATTCATTACAAGCGTAAAATTAGCAGACCAATCTAAGTCAGTTATTGCATTTATAAAATTAAATGACGATCCCATTTGTTCTGACAAAATAGCTGATAAACCCGTTCCTGGATTAAATATCAAGAATACAGCATGCAAATTTTTAAATTCGTTAAAATCAAACAACTCGTATCCAATTGCAATTAAAATAAGCATTCCGAAACTTAAAATAAATATGATCACATAACTGACAACTATTGATGGAACAGTACTTTTAAACTGTGTAGAGCAAAAAAGACCTATACTTCCAAGCAAAACCGATGTAACCATAAAAAATATAGTCAGTTTAAACAAATTTGTCACACTAATGCCACCAAACATGAAAAGGCAGCTTAATATTGGTAATGCTAAAATCAAAAGCATGAATGTTTGTAATAAAGAAGCCATCAATTTTCCAAGTATAATTGTTCTATTAGATGCTCTATTACAAATCAACAAATCAAATGTTCTCCTTTGCTTTTCACCGCTTATAGCACTTGCAGTTGTTGCTGGAACTAAAAGTCCTATCAAAAATATCTGAATTATAGCACAAGTTATATAAAGTCCTTGTAATACCTCTGGTGAAAAACCACCTCTATATCCAAAATCAAATTCGGCAGTTTTAAACACTACCACCGCTGCAAAAACCAGTACTAGAGCATATAATGTAATCATTCCTGCATTTTTCCAATTTCTTGCGCGTACTTTAATCTCTTTTTTTAAAACTGGATTAATCATATTCTTCCCCCTTGGTCACTTTCATGAATATATCCTCTAAATTTTGGTCTGTATTTCCAAAATTTACTATTGAAATATTCGCTTTCACAATATCCTTTAACAACTCAGATTTTTTTTCATCGCTCCCGTTAAATTCTACTGCAAATTCATAGTCTCTATTCTGTACTTCAGTAATATAAGGATTCTCTCTCAATATAGTTTCCAATTCTTCAACTTTATTTAAAGTCTTTATCCTAACTATATTATTTTCTCCAGCAGAATTAATTATCCCATCTACACTATCCCTAGTTATTATCTTTCCGCGCTCTATTATTCCTATGCTAGTACATATCTCAGCTATTTCTGGAAGTATGTGCGAACTAATAATTACAGTTTTCCCCATCGATTTAAGCTCTTTAAGTATATTTTTCATGTGAACTCTAGCTCTTGGATCCATACCAGATGCTGGCTCATCTAGTATTAATAGTTCTGGATTATGAATAAGTGCTCTAGCTAGACATAGTCTCTGCTTCATACCTCTTGAAAGCGCATCTACATATGCATTTTTTTTCTCCGTAAGACCTACTAACTCTAATAGTTGATCTATTCTCTTATTCAATTCTTTTTCTGGAACTTTGTTCAAATCCCCATAGAAAGTCATATATTCTTCAACTTTTAAGTCATTATAGACTCCAAAAAAATCTGGCATATATCCAATTTGACTTCTAACTCCATTTAAGTCTTCATTTAAATTTCTATCATTTATCCATATTTCTCCACTTGTCGGTTCTAGTAGCGTTGCAATCATTCTCATAGTAGTAGTTTTACCCGCACCATTTGGACCAACAAAACCAAATATCTCTCCTTTTTTTATTTCCAAATTTAAATTATCTACTGCTATAAAATTTCCATATTTTTTAGTAACATTTTTCAATTTCAACATTAGTTCACAACCCCCTGAACTCTAATTTCTGGAAGGCTCACAGAATCATCAACATTTGAATTTATTTTCAGCACTATAGTTTTGTCTTCATCCATATATTTATCTATGTCTTCACTATTTAAAATTTTTCCATTTTGGATATCTTCCCAATTATTTTCTTTAATATTAAATATTTGATAATTTGTTCCCTGACTTTCATCTAAATAAAATTGCCACTCATTAATATCAACGTCACTCTCAACTTCTCTATAGTGTATTTCTGCACTTCCTACACCATATAGATAATCTCGCCTTGTATCATACTCCAAACCATTTACATTTTTAACCTCAACAACGAGCAAATCAGTTGACCCTGTCACTACACTTCCCTTTTCCATTTGTATTTCTCCAAATGAATAAATCATATTTCTATTAAGCTGATTCATTTCCTTTCCATTCATCATCGAACTAAAATCTAGATTTTCCTCATTCCAAGCTACAATTATATAGTTTCCAAACCTTTTTTCACTTGATTTATATTTAGAATCGAAAAATCTATTTGAAAAGCTTTGTTTAAAGTCTTCTGTCAAATAATTTTTTTCATTATTCTCACTTGTATCTATTCCCTGCGATTCTAAATACTTAGATCTTTCATCTGAATAATAGAGATCACTTATTTCTATGTCACTCCAATTAGTTTCTTTTCCTCTTTTCAAATCTATTTCTACTATTTTTTCCTCACCAACTCTAAGATCTCCTAAAAACACTATTGTTTTATCAAATACAAATACCATATCCTCTAGCAAATATCCAGTTTCATTCTTTATAATACCTCTAATAGTGTTATCTTCTAATTTCAATTCAGTATTTATATTTCCAATACTATCGGTTTCCCAGTCAATTGGTATTGTTGTTGGTGACCAAAAACCATTGTTTTTATACTTTAGAGTTTTTTGCACAATATTGTTAGTTACAAAAACATTTTCCTTATTTTTATTAAAATCATATGCTCTTATTTTCCCATAATTTACTTTCACATCGTTTAAAAATTCTAAAATACACTCATTCTCTGTAGTCGCAAAGATCGAACTAGAACTGCTAATTTTGGCAACATTACTATTAGGATTTAATTCTACATATGATGCCTTACTCATAACAGGACCTTTAAGCTCTGTATTAGAGCTAATTGCGTATACTCCTATAGAAAAAACTAAAACTATAGCTGGTACCGATATCCACAAAAATTCTCGTCTGTCAATCTGCTTCAATACCAAGTAATTCACCGGACCTACAACTACTACAAAAATCATCAATACTATCTTTAGTAAATCAAACTTTGGTGCTAATTTAGCCGGTATAGTCGCTGTGTACCAATCACTATACCAATATCTATCATTATCATTTGAAACTACTTTTCTATCTTTAAGTAGTTCATTTATCATATCTATACTATTGCTATCAATCTCAGAGTAATTCGTATTTGCTAATCCTATATTATTTTCTGCCCACGCTTTACTACGACTATCAACTATAAAATAGCCTCCACTATTTCGCCATTCTTTCAAGTAGTCAATTTGCTCGTTTGTCAATTTGTTAACTTCATTTGACAATATAATATATTGAAATAGATCAAGAACTTCTTTATTTATTATTTTATTGTTTTCTAATTGTATAAGATTACCATTTAATTCTCTATATTGTTCTACTGATTCTGCAATAACTCCGATTTCACCATATCCAGCACTCTCAGAATATTCCTCATTGAACCATGATTCGCTTTTTTCAAAAATAATATTCCCATTGTTATCAACTATTTTCACTACGTATTCGTTAGTCTCTGGTTGTTCTGCATAAATAGG carries:
- a CDS encoding VWA domain-containing protein, which produces MIANALMILGALIVIFMIIVDASKKNIPMLHSISRAVLIVLVLLAGLNIKWMSKSEKVPVYFAVDQSYSQKYNRVSIEEALENMIEKLPQDQPYKIVSFGSDSIVAMNKTGDFEGIDLSQINVNESSTNYENVINMISSELEDELGANIVILSDGVENEGDVLRTIQKLKIKKANVYWLPYEIAIKKDVQISDIVGPNRIFENQDYKLSVLVESNYDTEGFLKIYVNDELIEEQLVKIPEGNSVLTREFDSNKIGQNVIEAVIEVDDDEQVINNKYRKIIQIDGKAQVLLIKDNENDLKQFEKLLNENEIGVDIKTPEKLSLELNSLLNYNAVIFEDVSLENLNKKFLDNLETYLRDYGGGLLVSGGKNSYALGGYYKTKLEELLPVSMEKKQKNILEKMGLVIVIDQSGSMMGDSLGKSKIEVAKEASAKAINSMMPGDQIGILSFSDSRKWVVPVGDIQDAKEIKRKIRTIDAEGGTSIIPALKSAYESLKDSNVQHKHIILVTDGQAEQDGYREVLKNLKDEKITLTTLGIGQGADNRLLNFLARNAGGRFYKVDNYLNLPEIFTKETAMMADRYLNNRVFYPNIVSANEIVSGLIEEPLLLNGYVSTTIKPRASLIMESDEEEPVLAYWNYGIGNVYAWTSDFDGMWNEQYLKAENGRIFYLKLINEVLKKNQQKLEFDEKSMGLNHKIIVYRQSDEEDYEFKLIDQSGQEYPIMTKKSVDGWEIEFKKGDGYIYSLIARDKENKTIDYNFVTQYSKEYDWTIRNEDNFRFYLSQIGGEELKSSDEFESKEQFRKTEYKELWRYFLVIFLILLLVDVYIRKTDKRKIYERQNKEEIADLELKNQDVNSETDLDIDKLIRNKNKKV
- a CDS encoding VWA domain-containing protein, producing MEFLYPSFAFALLSLIPLLIIHKLIRQDKLNIFPSNFLWEEVLNEQKASKKLNKLRRSLPLLLQIFMILLVSFILIEPIFLRTNGENIVKAIVMDTSYSMNIADGEETRLDVTKKEILNQLSELKNGEEIMLYAIDSEIKEIEKGKLGSVSFRGKLVDIKGSNSSRSELKTVEELNQLALSKDIDEIWFYSDQKYNGLSDKIRLVTKGQEIFDNVGIENMKIEKNNIVIEVKNYSNNSAKKTIDIVVDGKSQYSIDIELNAEERLFKTFDIDIPFEFGVAKIREKDLYDDDNIYYFTESNMEEIKVLLLGDENDFLDKALSVQKKLKVTRSEENNLIGGYDLYVFSGEIPEKMLEKGAVLIFENNGEDNIDISKGYRLTDNSVFEYIEPSFSLMSAKGFKNTNDVLPLMYSGQNLIAYGKKTESLNVLRFGFDLYDSDLMIKKEFPILMKNSISWLLGDKEIGKKQFVVDEYYDNSIVLKNPGIYDENSMDITRTIAVNLDSQEEKKGLNYKSEAVVGETNATNGEYFENYRYVLLILLFFILILEWGVYRYDR
- a CDS encoding DUF58 domain-containing protein, coding for MLDYRTLDKLKINNSIKDITSAHEGNMHTRSKGQSLEFSEYSSYEPRDDTRRIDWNIFARTRKLYIKHYEAEKKLKANIFLDNSASMCAGDKNKLEKSVEIAKGLAYIAFNQGYEVHWHKNHLNKTLQSEIMRSKAQITKFELEESDLNKEEFLPKLLKSSVKRQELIIIISDCYTDKMSEIIKYFKYKKCKLILVYTLGQNEKEIPLTGNIKLRDSETDEEIRVEMNRNTRDLYLEKLREHENALKNEIKKYGYKVVQPNLEKDIEYVFFQEFIKEGILR
- a CDS encoding MoxR family ATPase, producing MNNKECIKNMSEDRIKQIREEASWLKDEIKKAIVGQDDLIENVIIAMICGGNVLLEGNPGLGKTYLVKTISQIMNLDFSRIQFTPDLMPSDIIGTNLIRTEKSGAMNFEFHKGPIFGNLILADEINRATPKTQSALLEAMQEKTVTVGKQTYILNQPFFVLATQNPIDMEGTYTLPEAQLDRFLFKLFVDYPTHDELKDIVLRTTTNDRVNLETFDGERFLTEAIELSEKILIADEVMNFAMAVVLGTHPSQNLARVSEFVSFGSSPRGAQALIKVAKVRALLDGRYNVSFDDIVKTAPDVLRHRIILNYEAIHENVNADQLVDEILKEAKENARL
- a CDS encoding ABC transporter permease, producing MINPVLKKEIKVRARNWKNAGMITLYALVLVFAAVVVFKTAEFDFGYRGGFSPEVLQGLYITCAIIQIFLIGLLVPATTASAISGEKQRRTFDLLICNRASNRTIILGKLMASLLQTFMLLILALPILSCLFMFGGISVTNLFKLTIFFMVTSVLLGSIGLFCSTQFKSTVPSIVVSYVIIFILSFGMLILIAIGYELFDFNEFKNLHAVFLIFNPGTGLSAILSEQMGSSFNFINAITDLDWSANFTLVMNLFAELILSGFFIWAATKNINPFKNRGRIK
- a CDS encoding ABC transporter ATP-binding protein produces the protein MLKLKNVTKKYGNFIAVDNLNLEIKKGEIFGFVGPNGAGKTTTMRMIATLLEPTSGEIWINDRNLNEDLNGVRSQIGYMPDFFGVYNDLKVEEYMTFYGDLNKVPEKELNKRIDQLLELVGLTEKKNAYVDALSRGMKQRLCLARALIHNPELLILDEPASGMDPRARVHMKNILKELKSMGKTVIISSHILPEIAEICTSIGIIERGKIITRDSVDGIINSAGENNIVRIKTLNKVEELETILRENPYITEVQNRDYEFAVEFNGSDEKKSELLKDIVKANISIVNFGNTDQNLEDIFMKVTKGEEYD